Within Salvia splendens isolate huo1 chromosome 21, SspV2, whole genome shotgun sequence, the genomic segment gactTATGGTAAATGCTCATTGACTTATGGTAAATGTGTAATTAGTACGTATAAATTATAGGACCCGTGCATAGCACAGGTGATAATACTAGTTGTTCTTAACATTACACATATTTCTTTGAGAACAGAGGGTGAAGTTAATACAAGAAACCATAGTAGAATATACATGAGCTAATGACCACACAATCATCATTCAATCCCTATGAAATAACCTCTCCGCTTCCATGTAACCACACCAAATGTACATCAAACAACTGAATCTTCCAAAGCTGCAGCAGATATGTCGTTTATTCGAGGATAAGAGGCTTTCTTGTCTAGCTGGTTTTGCACCCATATCAACATTTTCAGTAAGCTCGGCAGCTTTGGATCTGTAGAATCATCGCGCAACACTGGTTAGAGTTTGGAATTTTATGCACTATCATATCCACTCAGTAACATCACTTCctcaaaaaggaaaaacaaacttTCCTCCAAAAAGCAAGACAACGATAATTAAACAATCTAACCTGGAAAGATATGCACAAAGACAAAAAATGTATTTTGCAAggtttcaaattcaaaatttcttTGAGCGGTATAAAAAGCTGAAAGCAAGTATAATATATTTTCCTCAACTCAGTTTAGAGCTGAACTAGTGTTAGCAAAGTTTCATCAGAAACAGAGCGAAAAGCATAGGCAAGCTGCATTTCGGTTTCATGTAGGACCAACTTTCATATCAGGACCTGATAGTTGCAAAAAAGAACATAAAAAGACCGTATATCCAGataataaataatgaaatacatgcacttaaattactaactagtcAAAGTTGAGATGCATTCCGACAAGGTAGTATTTCAAATGAACAACTATCATCATGCCAACACCGAAAGTGTGCAAGCAATCAACATTAGTAGAATGTCCAGTACAATTAATAGTATGTAAGAACTGAAgcaattattaataaaattaaaatctaaatcCAGATGACAAAAAATCTATAAATCTTGAGAATCTATAGATGCAGATACAATGTAATCATATTCATAGTTATGAGCAAAGAACTTCCACAGTAGATGAAAGCACAAGAAGCTGCTAAtgaaagaaatattaagaaGAAAAATTACATGAGAGCAAAGGGGTTCTATTAATTATATGAACTTCCACTTGTTCTCATCTATTTTTATAGCCCAGGTCCTATTCAATCTCATCTACGCTCTAGTTAAATTTGAGGAAATTGAATATTGTTTTAGATAGTGAATGAGTATATACTGCTCCACATCATGCATACTGACAGTTTAATGTCAAGACACCGAAGCTCTGAAACTTGGACAGTAAAGACTTGGTAATAATATGGAGTTATTATGAACCAGATTTGACATAGTAGAAAATATCATACATCTTCTATTTGCATCTACTTGCATGCAACCGAAGAACTAACCTTTTTCGTGATTTTGACTGGTAAGGATAGCTGCATTGACCTCAGTGGCGGTCTTCAGCCGTTGGGATATATCCAGCAGCTCACTAACAGGACAGTTGGCCACATCTTCAAAAGCAAGCAATGCAACGGTCCTTTCCAACTCCTCCAAAAAGCTTTGCTGCAATCACAGATAATTTAAATCAACGTAACAGTGAAATTCTGCCTCAAATGTCTCTATAATGAAGACAGCATAAGGGTTGGGAAAGTATGATTCCTGTGCAAGTAAAGAATAAAAAACAGAATAAGGTTATACAAAGTTTTAGACCGATCAAATAAGTACATTTTCCTCTCCTCTGGGGGCAAGTTCCTCTTGGGCAAATTCTAAAGCTGCCTCAACCTTCCCATTCCGGATCAACTCTATCATTCGCTGCTGTTGGAGATGAAAAAAGAGGAGGGGATTTGTATCCAATATCTGCAAGAAAAACAATCAATTTTATCTACAAGCCATTAAAGCAAGCCAAGATTGTATTATATATGATAGCTTATAGCGATAAATGTGACTTATCGTCCTTTAGTTCTATTTTCACACGAAGGAGAGAACAAAGCAAAAATATTCGCACCTCAGGGTTCAAATTGTTAACCTTCTCAATAGCATCCTCCACATTACCCCTCTGCACAGCTTTCTTAACTGCCATACGATCGGTAATGGTTGCAAGATCTATCTCTGCTATTTACtaataaggaaattcatatgtGCTTAAAACTAAAGACAAATCATGTAAACacagagataaagaaaattgggCACTGAAAATTTCAAAGAGGATACGCTCTGTCCCAGATTCAAGTCGAAAATTTTCAGCAACAATAAAGTTCATAACCAATTCATTCATATTGTCTTTTCTAACTCTAACATCGTTAAGTTTTTTCTCCCATTCTACTCTGGTTATAACTTTCTTCGAGGTAGCCTGCAAAGAGCAAAACAATTAGACAAGTAAAAGGCATTGGAACAAACAAGTTTATATAACAGCATAGGAGCTACAGAAAAGAAACAAACCTAACAAATTAAAAGCCCATTAATTACAGAAACGATGAactagcaagttcatgaggtgGATTTCCAAGTACATTGCAGGTTAAATTCAATTCATCACATTTTTCATAACACACAAAGTCAACCAATACCAGTTATATTGCTGCCATCATATGCATAATCCAATCCCTAAAAGTGGCTACAGCAGTTTCTTTACAAAGAAGCCTAGTTGAACTGAATCATTAGAAAACAGTGCaataaaaatcccaaaattaaaaactaaaattgaATA encodes:
- the LOC121783568 gene encoding protein GID8 homolog isoform X1 gives rise to the protein MSLFWIDIRELAEIQTMATSKKVITRVEWEKKLNDVRVRKDNMNELVMNFIVAENFRLESGTEPEIDLATITDRMAVKKAVQRGNVEDAIEKVNNLNPEILDTNPLLFFHLQQQRMIELIRNGKVEAALEFAQEELAPRGEENQSFLEELERTVALLAFEDVANCPVSELLDISQRLKTATEVNAAILTSQNHEKDPKLPSLLKMLIWVQNQLDKKASYPRINDISAAALEDSVV
- the LOC121783568 gene encoding protein GID8 homolog isoform X2, whose product is MRATSKKVITRVEWEKKLNDVRVRKDNMNELVMNFIVAENFRLESGTEPEIDLATITDRMAVKKAVQRGNVEDAIEKVNNLNPEILDTNPLLFFHLQQQRMIELIRNGKVEAALEFAQEELAPRGEENQSFLEELERTVALLAFEDVANCPVSELLDISQRLKTATEVNAAILTSQNHEKDPKLPSLLKMLIWVQNQLDKKASYPRINDISAAALEDSVV